One Scomber scombrus chromosome 4, fScoSco1.1, whole genome shotgun sequence genomic region harbors:
- the LOC133979601 gene encoding fibrous sheath CABYR-binding protein-like gives MQLVEEVVTDLPEPEQVVEAVVCPPDEEDEAEVEVLAEEVTPEVAAEPVAITEVPDIVPEAPVEEVEAPVTEVKEDVADTLVDDFVVTESVAAVEIAIAESAAVEQETVAMSEPVIAETESVDVTPAEPEPQPEPTPAPAPPAEEMTIDATAEQKCVDVPSEEPKSEICDMPCQMQQLVVESVQLNSVEMAVETALNGHIVPEVSIEG, from the exons ATGCAATTGGTGGAGGAGGTTGTCACAGATCTGCCTGAGCCAGAACAGGTGGTTGAAGCGGTCGTTTGTCCCccagatgaggaggatgaagctGAAGTAGAGGTGTTGGCTGAAGAAGTAACACCTGAGGTCGCTGCTGAGCCAGTTGCAATCACAGAG GTGCCAGACATCGTCCCCGAGGCTCCAGTAGAAGAGGTGGAAGCCCCTGTAACTGAAGTCAAAGAG GACGTTGCTGATACGCTGGTTGATGACTTTGTTGTCACAGAATCTGTCGCAGCAGTGGAGATTGCCATTGCTGAGTCTGCTGCTGTCGAGCAG GAAACTGTGGCCATGAGCGAGCCTGTCATCGCTGAAACAGAATCTGTAGATGTGACCCCCGCTGAGCCTGAGCCCCAACCTGAGCCCACTCCCGCTCCTGCTCCCCCTGCAGAGGAAATGACCATT gATGCCACTGCTGAGCAGAAATGTGTGGATGTGCCATCAGAAGAGCCAAAGTCAGAAATCTGTGACATGCCATGTCAAATGCAGCAACTCGTTGTGGAGTCTGTGCAGCTCAATTCAGTG GAGATGGCGGTGGAGACAGCGCTGAATGGACACATTGTTCCAGAGGTCTCCATTGAGGGCTAG